The nucleotide window CACCACATCATTCGAAAAAAGTTGCAAATAAGTCTGTTCATAGAAAACCTTTTGTTCTATCTAGTGAAGAACTTGCTACTGTATTTCATTTCCCTGGTCGTGTGGCTGAGACACCTTCGTTTAAACGTATTGATTCAAAGAAAGTTGAGCCACCGGTCAATCTGCCTATATAGTTTATGGACACACAAGACTCTTCAACAAACCCTGATATAAACCAAGTAGTTTCAAATAAATGGTTTAATAATAAAAAACGAAATCTAATAATTTCGTTTTTAATACTTGCCTTATTTTTAGTTACAGTTAGATCTGTTTTTGTTCCCTCGAGTAGTTTCAATGTTGGCTCTTCTATTGAGGTGGAGTACGGAGATAGTCTTATGACTATATCTGAAAAACTTTATGATGCTGGCGTAATAGAATCTATACCAGTATTTCAGTTTTTTGTAGTTTTGTATGGAAACGACAAGAGTATTTTAGCTGGTAGTTATTATTTTGATAGACCTATTTCTACAATCAATGTAGCATTGCGTATGGTTAGAGGTGACTACAACAAGGAAGAGATTAGGGTTACTTTTCCAGAAGGTATGACTGTATACGAAATGAGTAATTTATTGGACAAAAAGATTTCAAATTTTAATAAAGAGAAGTTCTTAGAGATAGCAGAAGCAAAGGAAGGGTATCTTTTTCCTGATACATATTTTATATCTCCAAGTGCAGATGAAGAGGATATAATAAATCAGCTCGAGAAAAATTTTGAAAGAAGAATTTCGGAAATTGAAGAAAAGTTTCTAGAATCTGAACATTCTCTCGAAGATATAATCATAATGGCCTCTATAATAGAAAAAGAGGCGAGTGGTGACGACGATAGATCAGTTATATCCGGAATACTTTGGAAGAGAATTAGGATCGGTATGGCATTGCAAGTAGACGCAACACTGACTTATATAACTGGTAGGGATTCAAGTGAGCTTACTCTAAGTGATCTTGATAGCAAATCTCCATTCAACACTTATGAGAATAAGGGCCTACCACCATCTCCGATTTCGAATCCCGGTATCTTGTCTATTGTAGCTGCTCTAGAGCCTACAGAGAGTCCGTATCTTTATTATTTGCACGATAGCAATGGGGGTATTCATTACGCAAGAAACTTCGAAGAGCACAAGCAAAACAAGGCTCTATATTTACAATAATAATTTTATATTTAAAAAAGATGCACAAACAAAATTTGGCTTTTATTGATACGGAAACTACAGGTCTTGATCCAGAAAATCATGAGATTATTCAAATTGGTTGTGTATTGGTTTCGCAAAACCAAGACGCTGATGGTAATCAAGTCTATGAAATTGTCGAAGAATTTGAGCTCAAGGTAAAGCCAGAAAAAATTGAAAATGCAGACAAGGTTGCTTTGCGTATAAACGGTTACAATGAGGCTGATTGGGTTTTTGCCTACACTCTAAAAGAAGCGATGCAGATTTTTTCTGATAAAACTAAAGATGCGATTATGGTAGCTCATAATATGCCTTTTGATTTTGCTTTTTTATTAAAAGCTTTTTCCACTACAAAAGTTGAAAACAAACTTCATTATCACAAGCTCGACACTATATCTATTGCATACGCAAAGGCAAAAAAACGTGATGATATAAGTAGATTCTCTTTGAGATTTCTATGTGAGGTTTTTAAAATAGATAACAAGAAGGCACACACAGCTCTCTCAGATTGTCGTGCTACTTTCGAATTGTATAAAAAACTCATGAATCTATAGTTTTTTGATTTTTGCAAAATTTTTAAATAAAGGTAGAGTGTCTATTGTGAGAGAAAATAAATCTAAAAAAGTCTTTGTGGGAATATCTGGCGGTGTAGATTCGTCGGTTTCAGCCCACCTGCTTATAAAAGCTGGCTACGATGTAACTGGTGTTTTTATTCGTACCTGGACTCCAGAGTGGATAGAGTGTACATGGAGAGAGGAGCGTCGTGATGCGATGCGTGTATGTGCGCACTTAGATATTCCATATTTAGAATGCGACGCAGAAGATGTTTACAAAAAAGGTGTTGCAGATTATATGATCGAAGAATACAGATTAGGGCGCGTCCCAAATCCAGACGTGATGTGTAATAGAGAAGTAAAGTTCGGTATATTTTGGGAATTTGCAAAAGCTCACGGCGCAGATTTTATAGCCACTGGTCACTACGCACAAAACAAATCAGAAGACGGGGTGCACAAGCTTTTAGTTGGAAAAGATGAATCCAAAGATCAGAGCTATTTCTTGTATAGACTAAATCAGAGTGATTTATCACATACTCTTTTACCTATAGGGCATATGGAAAAAAGTGAAGTTAGAAATATTGCTATGCGCGCAGGACTTTTTACAGGCAACAAAAAAGATTCTCAAGGAGTTTGTTTTTTAGGACCCTTGGATATGAAGGATTTTCTCGGGCACTATATTAAAAGTGAAAAGGGAATAGTTCTGGACGAACAAGGTGTAGAAATCGGTGAACATGAGGGGGCACTTTTCTTTGCACTTGGAGAGAGACATGGTTTTACTATTACAAAAAAAACCAATCAAGATACTAGATACTATGTTGTATCAAAAGATATTACGAAGAATACTATAACAGTTAGCCATGAACCAAAGCCTCTAGACAACACAAAGGATATAAAAATTATAAATACAAATTGGATTAGCGGTGTGCCTGAGGGTGGTAAAAAATTATACGCACAAATCCGTTATCATGGAGAATTGCACCCTGCTGTTTTGTCGA belongs to Candidatus Nomurabacteria bacterium and includes:
- the mltG gene encoding endolytic transglycosylase MltG, with translation MDTQDSSTNPDINQVVSNKWFNNKKRNLIISFLILALFLVTVRSVFVPSSSFNVGSSIEVEYGDSLMTISEKLYDAGVIESIPVFQFFVVLYGNDKSILAGSYYFDRPISTINVALRMVRGDYNKEEIRVTFPEGMTVYEMSNLLDKKISNFNKEKFLEIAEAKEGYLFPDTYFISPSADEEDIINQLEKNFERRISEIEEKFLESEHSLEDIIIMASIIEKEASGDDDRSVISGILWKRIRIGMALQVDATLTYITGRDSSELTLSDLDSKSPFNTYENKGLPPSPISNPGILSIVAALEPTESPYLYYLHDSNGGIHYARNFEEHKQNKALYLQ
- a CDS encoding 3'-5' exonuclease, which gives rise to MHKQNLAFIDTETTGLDPENHEIIQIGCVLVSQNQDADGNQVYEIVEEFELKVKPEKIENADKVALRINGYNEADWVFAYTLKEAMQIFSDKTKDAIMVAHNMPFDFAFLLKAFSTTKVENKLHYHKLDTISIAYAKAKKRDDISRFSLRFLCEVFKIDNKKAHTALSDCRATFELYKKLMNL
- the mnmA gene encoding tRNA 2-thiouridine(34) synthase MnmA, yielding MRENKSKKVFVGISGGVDSSVSAHLLIKAGYDVTGVFIRTWTPEWIECTWREERRDAMRVCAHLDIPYLECDAEDVYKKGVADYMIEEYRLGRVPNPDVMCNREVKFGIFWEFAKAHGADFIATGHYAQNKSEDGVHKLLVGKDESKDQSYFLYRLNQSDLSHTLLPIGHMEKSEVRNIAMRAGLFTGNKKDSQGVCFLGPLDMKDFLGHYIKSEKGIVLDEQGVEIGEHEGALFFALGERHGFTITKKTNQDTRYYVVSKDITKNTITVSHEPKPLDNTKDIKIINTNWISGVPEGGKKLYAQIRYHGELHPAVLSKIENNNAVILFEDDKPLVSSGQSIVMYENGVCLGGGIVA